The Chryseobacterium sp. LJ668 genome segment TAAGCTATGAGATTTCACCACTGACTTACGAGTCCGCCTACGGACCCTTTAAACCCAATAAATCCGGATAACGCTTGCACCCTCCGTATTACCGCGGCTGCTGGCACGGAGTTAGCCGGTGCTTATTCATACTGTACCTTCAGCTACCCTCACGAGGGTAGGTTTATCCCAGTATAAAAGAAGTTTACAACCCATAGGGCCTTAGTCCTTCACGCGGGATGGCTGGATCAGGCTCTCACCCATTGTCCAATATTCCTCACTGCTGCCTCCCGTAGGAGTCTGGTCCGTGTCTCAGTACCAGTGTGGGGGATCACCCTCTCAGGCCCCCTAAAGATCATTGACTTGGTGAGCCGTTACCTCACCAACTATCTAATCTTGCGCGTGCCCATCTCTATCCACCGGAGTTTTCAATATCGAATGATGCCATTCAATATATTATGGGGTATTAATCTTCCTTTCGAAAGGCTATCCCCCAGATAAAGGCAGGTTGCACACGTGTTCCGCACCCGTGCGCCGCTCTCAAAGATCCGAAGATCTTCTACCGCTCGGCTTGCATGTGTTAGGCCTCCCGCTAGCGTTCATCCTGAGCCAGGATCAAACTCTCCATTGTATGTTTGTCTTACGCTCACTCAAAGTTTTGACGCTTTAGTTTTTCCTTACTTGGTTGTTATATCTATTTTTCAATGATCTCTTCTCTTCCGCTCCCCCGGCCACCCTTTTCTGTCGTTGGGCTTTGCCGTATTTGCGTGTGCAAAAGTAATAATTTATTCCGAAACAGCCAAATGTTTTTGTGAAAAATTTAAAGTTTTTTTAGTAACCCTAATCTCCCATTTACAACACCTAAACTTCCCTACTCCTGCGCTCCCTTTATCGGGACTGCAAAGATATAAACTTTTTCTTTCCTCACAAATTTTTATCAACTAAATTTTTGCAATTCCCTAAATTTATATCCAAATAGGATCTTCTTTAAACGCCCGCTTTAAGGCTCTCCTGCGCTACCAATCACTCTCGTTTTCAGTGGGGCAAAGATAGGGCATTTTCTATATCCACACAAATTTAATTAACATCATGTTGAAGTTTAATTCATATAACAGCATAAGACACTGAAAGTCTGAGAGAAAAATTTAACGTGGAAGGTTAGGTGAAGGGGGACAACGAATGCTGGTTTGAGGGTTTGAGAATATGGGGGATCGTGCTATAAGCACTGAAGGGCGCTGGGTAACCGTTGGTTAGGCCGCTCTTTTCTTCATGAATTTCTCTGCTGCAAACAGGGCGCTCCTCCAGAGCTCATTGTGGAAAAGTAGTGTATTTGAGCGGTTCCCGGAAAGATCGCACCTGAAAGGATCTTCTTAATTAGATGATTTATTAGTAACCTTTGTGTAAGAAGCTTTGCGTGCAGCTCTCTACGGAACCCAGCTTTCATTTATAAATCATGATGCAAATTGCTCTCCTCCGGAGTTTATGTATTGCCGGTGATCTGGCTACAGATATTTTATGTTTGTAAAGATCAGGCTTTCAGATTTTTCCAAATTAACAAATGAACGCGCTCCGCAGGAGCGCAATGACTACAGGTGATTTTCTAAAACACGATGAAGATGCCGCTGTTTTCTCTGATAAATAATCTCTGCAGACATGGTGCTTCTACGGAGCTTATTACAAGGATGAACTGAAATTAAAAAAATTTTAGTCGTCTCAAGGTAATATTCAAAGAGTCGTATATAAATATGACTGATAAAATTGCTGGGTCTAATTAAATTTAGTGGTAACAATGGTAATTTTTATCGCCTCCCCCCTAGCCCCGATCGAAGCGGCATCCTTTTTTGCGGTGGCGGAGCGCAGCGGAGACCAACGCAAAAAAGATACAGCAAAGAGAGGGAATGAGCTCCTGGAAATAAATCATGCAGACAATAAAAATGAAATTGCTTTTAGGAGATTATTACTTTACGATAATCGTCCTTTATATATTTAAGTTTATTTTATTGGATATGGTAAAGATTGAAAAGCTCTATTCGAAATTCTTAACTTAATTGTTCAACTTATTTTATTGTGTTTAATATTTAAAACTAAAAAATCCCTCTTCTTTCGAAAAGGGATGTATAATATAATGATAATCTAAATTATCACACTTTAATTTCAACGTCTACACCGCTTGGTAATTCAAGTTTCATTAGAGCGTCCACAGTTTTAGAAGAAGAAGAATAGATATCCATCAATCTCTTGTGAGCTGATAATTGGAACTGTTCTCTAGCTTTTTTATTAACGTGCGGAGATCTTAGTACAGTGAAGATTCTCTTATTTGTAGGTAATGGAATTGGTCCGTTTACAACAGCACCAGTAGCCTTTACCGTTTTTACGATTTTCTCAGCAGACTTGTCTACCAAGTTGTAATCGTAAGATTTTAGTTTTATTCTGATTCTTTGTGACATTTCTTTAATTTAAAAAATTAACCTTTTGCTTTAGCAATGATTTCTTCAGCAACGTTTTGAGGAGTTGCCTGGTACTTCTCTAATTCCATAGAAGAAGTAGCTCTTCCTGATGAAAGTGTTCTTAGAGTAGTAACATATCCAAACATCTCAGAAAGTGGAACTGAACCTTTGATGACAACGGCACCATTTTTCTCTTCCTGCCCACTGATCGTACCTCTTCTCTTGTTAAGGTCACCAATGATGTTACCCATATATTCTTCCGGAGTTACAACCTCCAATTTCATAATAGGTTCCATAATTACTGGCTTAGCAGCACGTCCTGCTTCTTTGAAACCGATTTTCGCAGCCAATTCAAAAGAAAGTGCATCAGAATCCACAGCGTGGAAAGATCCGTCTTTAAGAGTAACTTTAATACCTTCAACTTCAAAACCAGCCAAAGGACCGTTCTTCATTGCAGCTTTAAAGCCTTTTTCAATTGCAGGAACAAATTCTCTAGGAACGTTACCACCTTTGATCTCATTGATGAATTCTAACCCAACTTTACCTTCTTCAGCAGGTCCCAATTCAAATACGATATCAGCAAATTTACCCTTACCACCAGATTGTTTTTTGTAAACCTCTCTGTGCTGAGCAACTCTTGTAAGATTTTCTTTGTATTCTACCTGAGGCTGACCTTGGTTAACTTCCACTTTAAATTCTCTTCTCATACGATCTACAAGAATATCAAGGTGAAGCTCACCCATTCCTGAAATAATCGTTTGACCAGAAGCTTCGTCAGTTTTAACCTGGAATGTAGGATCTTCTTCAGCTAATTTAGC includes the following:
- the rpsJ gene encoding 30S ribosomal protein S10, with the protein product MSQRIRIKLKSYDYNLVDKSAEKIVKTVKATGAVVNGPIPLPTNKRIFTVLRSPHVNKKAREQFQLSAHKRLMDIYSSSSKTVDALMKLELPSGVDVEIKV